In a genomic window of candidate division WOR-3 bacterium:
- the queA gene encoding tRNA preQ1(34) S-adenosylmethionine ribosyltransferase-isomerase QueA, with protein MLVAEFDYQLPKDLIAQHPVEPRDHSRLLVVERQTGRFYDCRFFEIEMWLNSGDVLVLNNTRVIPARIYGKLATGDKIEFLLLRPKEHGIWETLSRPARKAKPGTVVQFDGFTGVVLERQPAGIRVLKFEPPDISRLLSACGELALPPYIRTRGHNPERYQTVYARIPGAVAAPTAGLHFTSELIERLKQKGIKPVYLTLHAGLGTFRPVKVEKVEEHRMHPEEFELHPEVAEAITTAKRDGRRVVCGGTTTVRVLESRAERKGNQVLVQPGAGLTDLFIYPGFEWKVTDVLITNFHLPKSTLLMLVCAFAGRELIMKAYQHAIEQRYRFYSFGDAMMII; from the coding sequence ATGCTGGTGGCCGAATTTGATTATCAGCTGCCCAAGGACCTGATCGCTCAGCATCCGGTCGAACCCCGTGATCATTCCCGCTTGTTGGTAGTGGAACGCCAGACTGGCAGATTTTATGACTGCCGATTTTTTGAAATTGAAATGTGGCTCAATTCTGGAGATGTTTTGGTTCTTAACAATACCCGGGTCATTCCGGCACGAATTTACGGGAAACTGGCAACCGGAGATAAAATTGAATTTCTGCTGCTGCGTCCAAAGGAACACGGAATATGGGAAACGCTCAGCCGGCCGGCACGGAAAGCAAAACCTGGAACAGTAGTACAATTTGACGGGTTTACCGGAGTGGTTCTGGAACGTCAACCCGCAGGCATAAGGGTGCTCAAATTTGAGCCACCAGATATCAGCCGTCTGCTATCAGCCTGCGGAGAACTGGCGCTACCACCATATATCCGGACCCGTGGCCACAACCCGGAGCGCTACCAGACTGTTTATGCCCGGATACCCGGAGCGGTTGCCGCTCCAACTGCCGGTCTGCATTTTACAAGTGAACTGATCGAACGACTGAAACAAAAGGGCATAAAGCCGGTCTATCTTACGCTTCATGCCGGACTCGGCACATTCCGGCCGGTAAAAGTCGAAAAAGTGGAAGAGCACCGGATGCATCCGGAGGAATTTGAATTGCATCCGGAAGTGGCGGAAGCGATCACCACAGCAAAACGGGATGGAAGGCGGGTTGTGTGTGGGGGAACTACAACCGTTCGCGTTCTGGAATCACGGGCAGAAAGAAAAGGAAATCAGGTCCTGGTCCAGCCGGGTGCGGGCCTGACTGACCTTTTCATCTACCCGGGATTTGAATGGAAGGTTACCGATGTTCTGATTACCAATTTTCATCTCCCCAAATCGACCCTGCTGATGCTGGTATGCGCATTCGCCGGCAGGGAGTTAATCATGAAGGCTTACCAGCACGCTATTGAACAACGTTACCGGTTTTACAGTTTTGGTGATGCGATGATGATTATTTGA
- a CDS encoding phosphoribosylaminoimidazolesuccinocarboxamide synthase: MIVTRTELKGIPLVGTGKVRDIYQVNDQLLIVATDRLSAFDVVFPDGIPGKGKVLTLLSVFWFERFKSIVPNHLVTANVEEYPPELRGYRDILKDRSMLVKKAQPLPVECVVRGYLAGSAWEDYQKTGSVCGIRLPSGLKQAEKLPEPIFTPATKAKTGHDENISEQEMANLIGGALTRKIRQISIELYRRASEYAQTRGIIIADTKFEFGLFNGKLILIDEIFTPDSSRFWAASEYRVGISPPSFDKQFVRDYLIAVGWNRQPPAPHLPPEVIAGTSARYREALRLLAEMDIEN; this comes from the coding sequence ATGATTGTCACCAGAACAGAGCTGAAGGGAATACCGCTTGTGGGAACTGGTAAAGTGCGGGACATCTATCAGGTGAACGACCAACTCCTGATTGTCGCTACCGACCGTCTGAGTGCCTTTGATGTCGTGTTTCCGGACGGAATTCCCGGCAAGGGGAAGGTTCTGACTCTGCTATCTGTTTTCTGGTTTGAACGCTTCAAGTCGATCGTGCCTAATCACCTCGTGACCGCAAATGTTGAAGAGTATCCGCCCGAATTAAGAGGTTACCGGGATATTCTGAAGGACCGCTCAATGCTGGTCAAGAAAGCACAGCCGCTGCCGGTCGAATGTGTGGTCCGGGGCTATCTTGCCGGCAGTGCCTGGGAGGACTATCAGAAAACCGGCTCAGTTTGCGGTATCAGACTGCCTTCAGGGTTGAAACAGGCAGAGAAACTGCCGGAGCCGATTTTTACCCCAGCAACCAAAGCTAAAACCGGACACGATGAGAATATCAGTGAGCAGGAGATGGCAAATCTGATTGGTGGGGCGCTGACAAGAAAGATTCGCCAGATTTCAATTGAACTTTACCGGCGGGCAAGCGAGTATGCTCAAACCCGGGGCATCATTATTGCCGACACTAAATTTGAATTCGGTCTGTTCAACGGAAAACTGATCTTAATTGATGAAATTTTTACACCGGATTCATCCCGTTTCTGGGCGGCGAGCGAATACCGGGTTGGAATATCTCCCCCCAGTTTTGACAAGCAGTTTGTCCGGGACTATCTGATTGCTGTCGGGTGGAACCGTCAGCCACCGGCACCACATCTGCCTCCTGAGGTCATTGCCGGTACTTCTGCCCGTTACCGTGAAGCACTGCGACTGCTGGCTGAAATGGACATTGAAAACTGA
- a CDS encoding SagB/ThcOx family dehydrogenase, which translates to MILLTLLIFSSSGPIGDDSLISLPVPDTTGKVTIEQALLHRRSVRSYANEPLSLEDIGQLLWAAQGKTGKAFGRTAPSAGATYPMELFLVAGRVTGLDSGIYHYQVERHALKPLTIGDRRRELARAAFGQSCIEQAPANLVLACDYKRTTGRYGERGFRYVHMEAGHVGQNVALQAVARGLGTVMVGAFNDNAVQRILQTAYSPLYIIPVGKIKQ; encoded by the coding sequence ATGATTTTGCTGACACTGCTTATTTTTTCAAGCTCGGGACCCATTGGAGATGATTCACTGATCTCCCTTCCAGTACCGGACACTACGGGAAAGGTAACTATTGAACAGGCACTTCTGCACCGCCGATCGGTACGAAGTTATGCGAATGAGCCACTGAGCTTGGAAGACATAGGTCAGCTGCTCTGGGCAGCCCAGGGGAAGACAGGCAAGGCTTTTGGTCGGACTGCCCCTTCCGCCGGTGCCACATATCCGATGGAACTTTTCCTTGTTGCTGGCAGGGTTACAGGTTTGGATTCGGGTATTTATCACTATCAGGTTGAAAGGCATGCTTTAAAGCCATTAACGATCGGTGACCGCCGCCGGGAGCTGGCAAGAGCGGCATTCGGACAGTCATGCATTGAGCAGGCACCGGCAAACTTGGTACTGGCCTGTGATTACAAGCGGACGACCGGGAGATATGGTGAGCGCGGATTCAGGTATGTGCATATGGAGGCCGGGCATGTCGGACAGAATGTTGCGTTACAGGCGGTAGCGCGGGGACTGGGAACGGTAATGGTTGGTGCGTTTAATGACAACGCCGTTCAACGCATATTGCAGACTGCCTACTCGCCACTTTATATAATTCCAGTCGGCAAAATCAAACAGTGA
- the purE gene encoding 5-(carboxyamino)imidazole ribonucleotide mutase produces MTKNPQLQVAILIGSEKDYEVMSEAKRVLDEFGVANEIMVISAHRTPERCRQFARNARARGIKVIIAGAGKAAHLAGVIASYTTLPVIGVPLDASLGGLDALLSTVQMPAGVPVATMAIGRSGAVNSALYAVAILALSNPDLEKKLERFRKKQSQPLKKMKKG; encoded by the coding sequence ATGACCAAAAACCCACAATTGCAGGTAGCAATTTTAATTGGTAGTGAAAAGGACTACGAGGTAATGAGCGAAGCCAAGCGGGTTCTGGATGAGTTTGGGGTGGCAAATGAGATCATGGTCATCTCGGCACACCGGACACCAGAGCGCTGTCGGCAGTTTGCCCGAAATGCGCGGGCGCGGGGAATCAAAGTGATTATTGCCGGCGCGGGTAAGGCAGCCCACCTGGCAGGGGTAATTGCCAGTTATACGACTCTGCCAGTAATCGGTGTCCCGCTTGACGCCAGCCTGGGCGGTCTGGATGCTCTGTTATCAACCGTTCAGATGCCCGCAGGGGTGCCAGTAGCAACCATGGCCATTGGCAGGTCCGGAGCGGTGAACTCGGCACTTTATGCGGTGGCAATTTTAGCCCTGAGCAATCCGGACCTGGAGAAGAAACTGGAGCGGTTCCGTAAAAAGCAGTCACAACCGCTAAAGAAGATGAAAAAGGGATGA
- the larA gene encoding nickel-dependent lactate racemase has translation MKLEIRYRNQTESIDVPDENLLGILSPVRFDCASDGIEAEMKNCRSRVVEFLGSANRILILVNDYTRPTPNSTILELLNPELENRDVKYLIGLGTHRQATELELMQILGTENYYRNRHRIIQHNGKDPAQLFFLGKTGYGTEVWFNREILWAERIITINSIEPHYFAGYTGGRKCFVPGVAAIKTIAQNHGLLLHPASAPLSLKDNPVHLDMTEAAKMVPRPVFSIQLVQSKDHRLLSLRYGDLYTSFELACQDAWRVFAVPVNERADIILSVLQSPYDINFYQSQRAVEFALPALKPGGIQITVSACYDGLGNDEFVKVLQSCSDPAELLKMSPPETLGWHKAARLARIMQAHRLYTVMPGVPPELLRSVFMHPFNSIQAALDAAFANLSNRASLYIIPDAGAVVPVEHLPKPPSSTTGSGD, from the coding sequence ATGAAGCTGGAAATCAGGTATCGCAATCAGACCGAATCTATTGATGTCCCGGATGAAAATCTGCTCGGAATTCTCTCCCCGGTCCGGTTTGACTGCGCCTCCGATGGTATTGAGGCAGAAATGAAAAACTGCCGCAGCCGTGTTGTTGAGTTTCTGGGCTCGGCAAACCGGATTTTAATTCTGGTTAATGATTATACCCGTCCCACGCCGAACAGCACGATTCTGGAGCTCTTGAACCCGGAACTGGAAAACCGTGATGTCAAATACCTGATTGGACTGGGAACTCATCGTCAGGCAACCGAATTGGAACTGATGCAGATATTGGGAACTGAAAACTATTACCGCAATCGGCACCGAATAATTCAGCACAATGGCAAAGACCCGGCACAGCTTTTTTTCTTGGGGAAAACCGGCTATGGCACAGAGGTGTGGTTCAACCGCGAAATTCTCTGGGCGGAAAGGATTATCACCATCAACTCCATTGAGCCTCACTATTTTGCCGGCTATACCGGTGGCAGAAAATGCTTTGTTCCCGGTGTTGCAGCGATAAAAACCATTGCCCAGAACCACGGACTTCTTCTTCATCCTGCCTCTGCCCCTTTGTCCCTGAAGGACAACCCGGTTCACCTGGATATGACCGAAGCTGCGAAAATGGTACCCAGGCCGGTGTTTTCAATTCAGCTGGTTCAGAGCAAAGATCACCGCCTCCTTTCACTCCGGTATGGGGATCTTTACACATCATTTGAACTGGCGTGTCAGGATGCGTGGCGGGTATTCGCCGTGCCCGTCAACGAACGCGCGGATATTATCCTCAGTGTTCTGCAATCACCGTATGATATTAATTTCTACCAGTCCCAGCGGGCGGTGGAATTCGCTCTGCCTGCGCTTAAACCTGGTGGTATTCAGATCACGGTATCTGCCTGTTATGATGGTCTCGGTAATGACGAGTTTGTAAAAGTGCTTCAGTCCTGCTCTGATCCGGCTGAACTGCTGAAAATGTCGCCACCTGAAACTTTAGGCTGGCATAAAGCAGCCCGGCTCGCCCGGATTATGCAGGCACACCGGCTTTATACAGTAATGCCCGGTGTTCCACCGGAACTGCTCCGCAGTGTGTTTATGCACCCATTTAATTCCATTCAGGCGGCGCTCGATGCTGCTTTTGCTAATCTGAGTAATCGAGCTTCCCTCTATATAATTCCTGACGCAGGTGCGGTTGTGCCTGTTGAACATTTGCCCAAACCACCCTCCTCAACCACCGGTTCCGGGGATTAA
- the asnS gene encoding asparagine--tRNA ligase has protein sequence MKIVDITIDKLGCFSGKEVQLRGWIYNRRSSGKVRFILLRDGTGIVQCVFVEGQVPEPAFDLADNIPQESAVAVTGIVREDRRAPGGYELTATDMQVISLAEPYPITPKEHGIEFLMQHRHLWLRSRRQVAILRIRNEIIKGLRDYLDEQGFLCCDTPILTPASVEGTTTLFPVDYYGEQVYLTQSGQLYNEAICAAVRKTYCFGPTFRAEKSKTRRHLTEFWMLEPEMAFYDLNMTMDLMEDLICAVVSRVLNRRREELKILERDTGKLEVITKPFPRITYTEALEILKKAGMNVQFGDDFGGDEETVISQAFDRPVMIHRFPADIKAFYMKRAPEDNRLVLGVDMLAPEGYGEIIGGGQREDDLNELQKRLQEHKLPSAPYQWYLDIRRYGSFPHSGFGLGLERTVAWICGLKHVRETIPFPRLLEKIYP, from the coding sequence ATGAAGATTGTGGATATTACCATTGATAAGCTCGGTTGTTTCAGCGGAAAAGAGGTCCAGCTGCGTGGCTGGATCTACAACCGCCGTTCCTCAGGAAAGGTCCGGTTCATACTGCTGCGGGATGGTACAGGAATTGTTCAGTGTGTGTTTGTTGAAGGGCAGGTGCCTGAGCCGGCATTTGACCTGGCGGATAACATCCCTCAGGAATCGGCAGTGGCTGTTACCGGCATTGTGCGGGAAGACCGGCGGGCACCAGGGGGCTACGAACTTACTGCTACTGACATGCAGGTAATCTCCCTTGCCGAACCATACCCGATAACACCAAAGGAGCACGGTATTGAGTTTCTGATGCAGCACCGGCATCTCTGGCTACGCTCTAGGCGCCAGGTGGCAATTCTGCGCATCCGGAATGAGATTATCAAGGGATTGCGGGATTACCTTGATGAACAGGGGTTTCTGTGCTGTGATACTCCAATTCTGACTCCGGCGTCGGTTGAGGGCACGACTACTCTGTTTCCGGTAGATTATTACGGTGAGCAGGTTTATCTGACTCAGTCCGGCCAGTTATATAATGAAGCCATCTGTGCAGCGGTACGTAAAACCTACTGCTTCGGACCCACCTTCCGGGCAGAGAAGTCCAAAACCCGGCGCCACCTGACTGAATTCTGGATGCTGGAACCGGAGATGGCATTTTACGATTTGAATATGACCATGGACCTGATGGAAGACTTGATCTGTGCGGTTGTCAGCCGGGTGCTGAACCGGCGCCGGGAAGAACTGAAAATTCTGGAACGGGATACCGGAAAGCTGGAGGTAATCACTAAACCGTTTCCGCGCATCACCTATACCGAGGCACTGGAGATACTGAAGAAGGCAGGTATGAATGTGCAGTTTGGGGACGATTTCGGTGGTGACGAGGAAACGGTGATCAGTCAGGCATTTGATCGCCCGGTGATGATTCACCGGTTTCCTGCCGACATCAAGGCATTTTACATGAAAAGGGCACCAGAAGACAACCGGCTGGTGCTCGGGGTTGATATGCTGGCACCCGAAGGTTACGGGGAAATCATTGGTGGCGGTCAGCGGGAAGACGATCTGAATGAATTGCAAAAGCGGCTTCAGGAACACAAATTGCCCAGCGCACCTTATCAATGGTATCTGGATATCCGGCGCTACGGTTCGTTTCCTCATTCCGGCTTCGGACTCGGGTTGGAGCGGACCGTTGCCTGGATCTGCGGTTTGAAGCATGTCCGGGAAACGATACCGTTTCCCCGACTGCTCGAAAAGATATATCCATAA
- a CDS encoding PD-(D/E)XK nuclease family protein — MLDSGIKPEEILYLTPSPRKLRATQVLLTRILGRRAFIPPMFRTLGQLAREICDHTSAYRFLHDELKPVLIRRIAQQRGREVTLGYAQVVGGFIADVKRHVASEVEQNIPEILNKLLAGYDKPLRRALEAYELMLEYNRLLKTHGWFDREDLIREAIECLDEFSELPPVLILDCFVAPNRLEQQLLAQLVDRCPMVIAGTYWSDAAPEKYTLARRFIDFIDRQAGFIIERLTGEQKAREPEQLYRFPSPDQEIIGVCREICKHSAELNPADTYVVFPRLGYYVPLVERYFPQYRIPYSVFPSSPLISSPVITPVLELLKALDSDYERVAAAAVFSSPYFPGLLRLPGENGLDARNRAAALINIASRRAGIIKGRDNWLNIAERILNDEEQLENGLKAELLHDLQIRIRQAIGLTESILEPAGTLGNQARRLKQFLEVVEFGSNLETTTEWFEELNQDRKSLYDLLDTLSELEIEFGEQPEPRRQFIRSLLHLLGTGTKSPERDHGGVMVVAMEEMLGINPANLFFCGLTETELPGPYHPDPILPDSVRRELGMPDIEWHREWQRFHFWQVLNSSPRTPFCSFAESRDGRPELPTPFIELEPVRYVDQRDIIFSDVEELLYIGKNKRSLLEEFHSGVDFSANETVKKALGDRFGPHYCFHVTMLENYRYCPFQFYLQHVLGLNLPEEPIFELDARSWGTVAHQLLARLYQKGAVPLELIPEWAQKITGEILPNLKLPEFWHQVTERVLNNLIVEFVKTETRLREAGFLPERTELRLRGTVDGISLQGRLDRLDRRDGQVRIIDYKTGSGSISASDVIHKKSHIQLPIYAHLLLQSPEFGDLTVENMGIYNLRSMNLNLLVKEGHPDVMELIKAARENTVDIVQKIRAGIFLPAEVDKNHCRECEYRFTCGRDHDTYEQE, encoded by the coding sequence GTGCTGGACTCCGGAATCAAACCGGAAGAGATTCTTTATCTCACTCCCAGCCCGCGTAAACTACGCGCCACTCAGGTCCTGCTTACCCGAATTCTGGGCAGACGGGCATTTATTCCGCCAATGTTCCGGACCCTGGGGCAGCTGGCGCGCGAGATCTGTGACCATACCAGTGCTTACCGATTTCTCCACGATGAATTAAAGCCGGTCCTTATCCGCCGGATTGCACAGCAGCGAGGGCGGGAGGTCACGCTGGGCTACGCTCAGGTAGTGGGAGGATTTATTGCGGATGTCAAAAGGCATGTGGCGTCCGAAGTCGAACAGAACATCCCAGAGATACTGAATAAGCTATTAGCAGGTTATGATAAACCTCTACGCCGGGCACTGGAAGCATATGAACTTATGCTGGAGTACAACCGTTTGCTCAAAACCCACGGTTGGTTCGACCGGGAAGATCTGATTCGAGAAGCAATTGAGTGTCTTGACGAGTTTAGTGAATTACCACCGGTACTTATTTTGGACTGCTTCGTAGCCCCGAACCGTTTAGAGCAGCAGTTGCTCGCTCAGCTGGTGGACCGGTGTCCGATGGTCATTGCCGGAACGTACTGGTCGGATGCGGCACCGGAAAAATATACCCTCGCCCGCCGGTTCATTGATTTCATAGACCGGCAAGCCGGTTTTATCATCGAAAGATTGACTGGAGAACAGAAAGCGCGGGAACCAGAGCAACTTTACCGCTTTCCCAGTCCGGATCAGGAAATAATCGGTGTCTGCCGGGAAATTTGTAAACACAGCGCCGAACTTAACCCGGCTGATACCTATGTGGTCTTCCCCCGTCTTGGTTACTATGTACCGCTCGTCGAGAGATATTTCCCTCAGTACCGGATCCCGTATTCTGTTTTTCCCAGTTCTCCTCTGATTTCCTCCCCGGTAATTACACCCGTGCTGGAACTGCTGAAAGCGCTGGATAGTGATTATGAACGGGTGGCAGCAGCGGCGGTATTTTCTTCGCCCTATTTCCCGGGACTGCTGCGACTCCCCGGAGAAAATGGTCTGGATGCCCGCAATCGCGCTGCTGCCCTGATTAACATTGCCTCCCGCCGTGCCGGCATCATCAAAGGTCGAGATAACTGGCTGAACATTGCGGAAAGAATCCTTAATGATGAAGAACAACTGGAAAACGGGTTGAAAGCCGAACTGTTGCACGATCTTCAAATCCGGATCCGGCAGGCAATCGGGCTTACCGAGAGTATACTGGAGCCCGCCGGGACTTTGGGAAATCAGGCGCGACGGCTTAAACAGTTTCTTGAAGTTGTTGAGTTCGGCAGCAACCTCGAAACGACGACTGAATGGTTTGAAGAGTTAAACCAGGACCGGAAGAGCCTTTACGATCTTCTGGACACCTTAAGTGAACTGGAAATTGAATTCGGTGAGCAACCGGAACCCCGGAGACAGTTTATCAGATCACTGCTGCATCTACTTGGAACCGGCACAAAATCACCCGAGCGTGATCACGGCGGGGTTATGGTTGTGGCAATGGAGGAAATGCTGGGGATTAATCCCGCTAATCTTTTCTTCTGTGGTTTGACCGAAACTGAACTTCCAGGACCCTATCATCCGGACCCGATTTTGCCCGATTCAGTCCGCCGTGAGCTGGGAATGCCGGACATTGAGTGGCACCGGGAATGGCAGCGGTTTCATTTCTGGCAAGTTTTGAATTCCAGTCCGCGAACCCCCTTCTGCAGTTTTGCCGAATCCAGAGATGGCCGACCGGAACTGCCGACACCGTTTATTGAACTGGAGCCGGTGCGGTATGTTGATCAGCGAGATATTATTTTCTCTGATGTTGAAGAACTGCTCTATATAGGAAAAAATAAGCGCAGCCTGCTGGAAGAATTCCATTCTGGGGTTGATTTCTCAGCCAATGAAACTGTCAAGAAGGCACTTGGAGACCGGTTTGGACCTCATTACTGTTTTCACGTGACCATGCTGGAAAATTACCGTTACTGCCCCTTTCAATTTTACCTGCAGCATGTACTGGGATTGAATCTACCTGAGGAGCCGATTTTTGAACTTGATGCCCGAAGCTGGGGAACGGTTGCCCATCAACTTCTTGCCCGGCTCTATCAAAAAGGTGCAGTACCCCTAGAACTGATTCCTGAGTGGGCGCAAAAGATTACCGGTGAAATCCTCCCCAATTTAAAATTGCCTGAGTTCTGGCATCAGGTAACCGAAAGGGTGCTCAACAATTTGATTGTTGAGTTCGTCAAAACCGAAACTCGACTGCGGGAAGCAGGGTTTCTTCCCGAACGGACTGAACTCCGGTTGCGTGGAACTGTCGACGGAATCAGCCTTCAGGGTAGGCTTGACCGGCTTGACCGGCGCGACGGGCAAGTGCGGATCATTGACTATAAAACCGGTTCGGGAAGTATAAGCGCATCAGATGTAATTCATAAAAAGAGTCATATTCAGCTGCCGATTTATGCCCATCTGCTGCTCCAAAGCCCGGAGTTTGGTGATTTGACGGTAGAGAATATGGGCATCTATAATTTGCGCTCAATGAATCTGAACCTGCTGGTAAAAGAAGGACACCCGGATGTAATGGAATTGATTAAAGCGGCGCGGGAGAATACAGTCGACATTGTGCAAAAGATCCGGGCGGGGATTTTCCTGCCCGCAGAAGTCGACAAAAACCACTGCAGAGAGTGTGAATACAGATTTACTTGCGGGCGCGACCATGACACCTATGAACAGGAATAA